From Pseudanabaena sp. PCC 6802, one genomic window encodes:
- a CDS encoding HNH endonuclease produces MAKVLVLNASYEPLNITSWQRAVGLLIKGKAEQVEHNGRMLYPGFPAPTVIRLLHYINLPYKEIPLTRRNILHRDGHSCQYCSYTGDDLTLDHVIPKSRGGGESWDNIVTACVRCNVKKGNRTPKEAHMPLKKQPRRPHSGLYFEVTKYLRSGGHQEWQKYVIGF; encoded by the coding sequence ATGGCAAAAGTCTTGGTACTCAATGCATCGTATGAGCCGCTAAACATAACTAGTTGGCAACGCGCGGTTGGCTTGTTAATTAAAGGAAAAGCCGAACAGGTAGAGCACAACGGCAGAATGCTTTATCCAGGCTTCCCTGCGCCAACGGTGATTCGGCTTCTGCACTACATCAATCTTCCTTACAAGGAAATTCCGCTGACAAGGAGAAATATACTACATAGAGACGGGCACTCCTGTCAATATTGTAGTTATACGGGTGACGATCTGACCCTAGATCACGTCATTCCTAAATCGCGTGGCGGTGGTGAATCTTGGGACAATATAGTCACTGCCTGCGTGCGCTGTAATGTCAAAAAAGGTAATCGCACGCCTAAAGAAGCCCACATGCCTTTAAAGAAACAACCGCGCCGCCCTCACAGCGGCCTTTATTTTGAGGTAACAAAGTATCTCCGCAGCGGCGGCCATCAGGAGTGGCAAAAGTACGTGATCGGTTTTTAA
- a CDS encoding alpha/beta fold hydrolase, translating to MLTTETLTKQTKRSDRSISLPAMSSRDWVWRGWQTRYTFMRPSQEQSRIPIILVHGFGASGLHWRHNMPELSQRHMVYALDLVGFGGSEKPPASYSISLWVEQVFEFWRTFVKQPAVIVGNSLGALISVIAAHTHPEMAAGVVAISLPDLDALEAMVPKPVRPIKRSLEAIVLRLCLKPMFYFLARPQTIESVLKNFVYCDRSNVDPELVQIIVEPTLEKKAVTAFLHLSLSLNRPGYSPSLTKALQALHVPLLILWGAKDKAIPPTEGPRLVKLAPNGRLIQLPDRGHCPHDEDPARVNREILDWLDAIAKQQS from the coding sequence ATGTTAACTACCGAAACACTGACTAAACAGACTAAACGGAGCGATCGCTCTATTTCATTGCCAGCCATGTCAAGCCGCGATTGGGTCTGGAGGGGCTGGCAAACCCGCTACACCTTTATGCGCCCATCACAGGAGCAGAGCCGTATTCCGATTATTCTCGTGCATGGTTTTGGCGCGTCGGGACTGCACTGGCGGCATAATATGCCCGAACTTTCCCAACGACATATGGTCTACGCGCTAGATCTGGTTGGGTTTGGCGGCTCGGAAAAACCGCCGGCTAGTTACAGTATTAGTTTGTGGGTAGAGCAGGTGTTTGAGTTCTGGCGTACGTTTGTGAAGCAGCCTGCGGTAATTGTGGGGAACTCGTTAGGCGCGCTCATCTCAGTAATTGCCGCACATACCCATCCAGAAATGGCGGCAGGGGTAGTGGCGATTAGTTTGCCCGATCTCGATGCCCTGGAGGCAATGGTGCCGAAACCAGTACGACCGATTAAGCGATCGCTAGAAGCTATTGTTTTGCGGTTGTGCCTCAAGCCCATGTTTTATTTTCTCGCTCGACCCCAGACGATCGAGTCAGTGTTGAAAAATTTTGTCTACTGCGATCGCAGTAATGTCGATCCCGAACTGGTGCAGATTATCGTCGAACCAACTCTGGAGAAGAAAGCCGTTACTGCTTTTTTACACCTGAGCCTCAGCCTCAATCGACCTGGATACTCGCCCAGTTTGACCAAAGCCCTGCAAGCATTGCACGTTCCCTTATTGATTCTGTGGGGAGCTAAAGATAAAGCAATTCCGCCCACCGAAGGGCCGCGTTTAGTTAAATTAGCTCCCAATGGACGGCTTATTCAACTGCCGGATCGGGGTCACTGCCCCCACGATGAAGATCCGGCTAGAGTAAATCGGGAAATCCTAGACTGGTTGGATGCGATCGCAAAGCAGCAATCGTGA
- a CDS encoding cytochrome c biogenesis protein CcdA has translation MFASLFSTLQIWLYQLEQWSDVLVNSQLAHLSLFSAGFVFLAGLATSLSPCTLSMLPLTIGYIGGFESKNSWTAATQSIWFALGCATTLTGLGLAAALLGKIYGQVGWGWSILMGAVAIAMGLQLLEILPMQLPNWGNIEISRQLPSGVRSYLVGLTFGLVASPCSTPVLVTLLTWVSATGSIAIGAGFLLAYAIGSVAPLILAGTFTGALNQIVAIRTWSGWLTKGSGIILIGFGTISILSQT, from the coding sequence ATGTTTGCATCTTTATTCAGCACGCTCCAAATCTGGCTGTATCAACTCGAGCAGTGGTCGGATGTTCTGGTAAACAGCCAGTTAGCTCATCTCTCCTTGTTTAGTGCTGGGTTCGTATTTTTGGCGGGATTAGCAACAAGTCTATCGCCTTGCACTTTGTCGATGTTGCCTTTGACGATTGGCTATATTGGTGGGTTTGAGTCAAAAAATAGCTGGACGGCGGCAACTCAATCGATATGGTTTGCTCTGGGATGTGCCACGACGCTGACAGGACTCGGACTGGCAGCAGCCCTACTGGGTAAAATCTACGGTCAGGTTGGTTGGGGCTGGTCGATTCTGATGGGTGCCGTGGCGATCGCAATGGGACTGCAGCTATTAGAAATTCTGCCGATGCAGTTGCCGAATTGGGGCAATATCGAGATTTCGCGTCAGTTACCTAGTGGGGTTAGATCCTATTTAGTGGGATTGACTTTTGGTCTGGTGGCCTCACCCTGCAGTACGCCAGTTCTCGTCACGCTACTAACCTGGGTGAGCGCGACTGGCAGTATTGCAATTGGGGCAGGATTCTTGCTGGCCTATGCCATAGGCTCTGTTGCACCCTTAATCCTGGCGGGTACTTTTACAGGCGCGTTAAATCAGATTGTTGCCATCCGCACCTGGTCGGGTTGGTTAACGAAGGGAAGCGGCATAATTCTGATCGGCTTTGGCACTATCTCTATTCTCAGTCAAACTTAA
- a CDS encoding DedA family protein codes for MSFDFIPLEAIQNLAHTYGYWFIFLGIMLENAGIPIPGETIVLVGGFLAGSNELSYPIVLVCTALGAILGDNFGYWLGRWGGIKVLEKIGRLFRVSHEQVVRAREKFVGNADRAVFFGRFITLLRIFAGPMAGLSGMSYRRFLFFNATGAIIWSSIITSLAYFAGSFISLEQLAHYVTRFGLFVLLGLLAWISILQIFKFFKNSRDRHTKAKSELITPLYAWQLEVAATQPKSACADSKKIGLTDRDLV; via the coding sequence ATGTCCTTCGACTTTATACCTCTAGAAGCAATTCAGAACCTCGCCCATACCTATGGCTACTGGTTCATTTTTTTGGGCATTATGCTGGAAAATGCTGGCATCCCTATTCCTGGGGAGACGATCGTACTAGTAGGTGGATTTCTGGCTGGCAGCAACGAACTTTCATATCCCATAGTGCTTGTCTGTACTGCATTAGGGGCAATCCTCGGCGATAACTTTGGTTATTGGCTGGGCAGATGGGGAGGGATAAAGGTTCTAGAGAAAATTGGCCGACTGTTCCGCGTCAGTCACGAGCAAGTGGTTAGAGCCAGAGAGAAATTTGTTGGCAATGCCGATCGCGCGGTATTTTTTGGTAGATTTATCACCCTACTCCGTATCTTTGCAGGCCCGATGGCGGGGCTATCGGGTATGTCCTACAGGCGATTTTTATTTTTTAATGCCACTGGGGCAATTATATGGTCGTCGATTATAACCAGCCTTGCCTACTTTGCAGGTAGTTTCATCTCCCTAGAACAGCTAGCTCATTACGTGACGCGATTTGGTTTATTCGTTTTGTTGGGCTTATTGGCCTGGATATCGATCCTGCAAATATTCAAATTCTTCAAGAATTCACGCGATCGCCATACTAAGGCTAAATCCGAGTTGATTACACCTCTATATGCCTGGCAGCTAGAAGTCGCGGCTACACAACCAAAGTCTGCCTGTGCGGACTCCAAGAAAATCGGGTTAACAGATCGGGATTTGGTATAA
- the hemW gene encoding radical SAM family heme chaperone HemW, with protein MELVESIYLHIPFCLRRCFYCDFAITTGGQDLKARYVDAICWEIVLTAAEIQQKHCPPLQTIFFGGGTPSLLDVRQIATILETIDRQFGIADDVEISLEANPGTVTLESLRGYRSAGVNRISLGAQAFQQELLDLAGRGHGVDDIYTAVEAIALAGITNFSLDLISGLPHQNMHQWQESLARAIALQPTHLSVYDLTIEPSTAFGKRYQAGDRPLPTEAATVEMYLSASAQLQAAGYTHYEISNYARSGYQCRHNLTYWHNRPFYGVGMGATSYVDKCRIDRPRKLRDYFEMVAAWRDRGIAPNAPPTLPKDELLDTLMQGLRLAEGISLHKLNQNYGKDLVARALTCLQPYFQKGWAQLIGDRQDYLSLSVPEGWLFSNEIIADLFEAIS; from the coding sequence GTGGAACTAGTTGAGTCAATTTATCTACACATTCCCTTTTGCCTCAGGCGTTGTTTTTACTGCGACTTCGCCATTACAACAGGCGGTCAGGACTTAAAGGCACGATATGTCGATGCTATTTGCTGGGAGATCGTACTGACCGCAGCCGAAATACAACAAAAACACTGTCCCCCTCTACAAACTATATTTTTTGGGGGTGGTACGCCTTCGTTGCTAGATGTACGGCAGATCGCAACCATCCTGGAGACAATCGATCGCCAGTTTGGCATTGCCGATGATGTGGAGATCTCCTTGGAAGCTAATCCTGGCACTGTAACCCTGGAGAGTTTGCGCGGCTATCGCTCGGCGGGGGTTAATCGGATTAGCTTAGGTGCTCAGGCATTTCAACAGGAACTGCTCGACTTAGCCGGACGCGGTCACGGTGTTGACGACATCTACACGGCGGTTGAGGCGATCGCTCTTGCTGGAATTACTAATTTCAGCCTCGACTTAATTTCAGGTCTCCCCCATCAAAATATGCACCAATGGCAGGAGTCGCTCGCACGGGCGATCGCGCTGCAGCCCACCCACCTCTCTGTCTACGATCTGACGATCGAACCCAGCACGGCATTTGGCAAACGCTATCAAGCAGGCGATCGACCCTTACCAACTGAGGCAGCTACGGTGGAAATGTATCTATCAGCGAGCGCCCAACTGCAAGCGGCAGGCTACACGCATTACGAGATCTCGAATTATGCTCGGTCTGGCTATCAATGCCGCCATAACCTCACCTATTGGCACAACCGCCCGTTTTACGGTGTCGGCATGGGCGCAACCAGCTATGTCGATAAATGTCGTATCGATCGCCCCCGCAAACTGCGAGATTACTTTGAGATGGTGGCTGCGTGGCGAGATCGAGGCATTGCGCCCAACGCGCCGCCAACTCTACCGAAAGATGAATTACTCGATACGCTCATGCAGGGTTTGCGTTTAGCGGAGGGGATTAGCCTGCATAAACTAAACCAGAACTATGGCAAAGACTTAGTGGCAAGAGCTTTGACATGCTTGCAACCCTATTTTCAAAAAGGATGGGCGCAGTTAATCGGCGATCGCCAGGATTACCTCAGTCTTTCAGTACCTGAAGGCTGGCTATTTTCTAACGAGATTATTGCCGATCTGTTTGAAGCAATTTCTTAA
- a CDS encoding DUF2288 domain-containing protein, with protein sequence MSDLRAELTEMMDVAEWGWLEEHALRSRLFLVSSSLDLVDVGVAIAQDNVALVQQWLEHGLLAHPTEEQFLTWNQNKEQTFPSLIVQPFVLMKLA encoded by the coding sequence ATGAGCGACCTGAGAGCAGAGTTAACGGAAATGATGGATGTGGCTGAATGGGGCTGGTTGGAGGAACACGCACTACGGAGTAGACTATTTCTAGTCTCTTCCAGTTTGGATTTAGTCGATGTGGGAGTGGCGATCGCCCAAGATAACGTAGCTCTGGTACAGCAATGGTTGGAGCATGGATTACTTGCACATCCAACAGAGGAACAATTCTTAACCTGGAATCAAAACAAAGAGCAAACATTTCCTAGCTTAATCGTCCAGCCATTTGTTCTCATGAAGCTGGCATAA
- a CDS encoding type II toxin-antitoxin system HicB family antitoxin — protein MHLQLTKVFKKVPEGYIGFVEELPGANAQANTLEEVRVDLEEAIELVLEANRLLSEEQLQGQDVVRESITLSVA, from the coding sequence ATGCATCTACAACTTACAAAGGTCTTTAAAAAAGTCCCAGAGGGCTACATCGGTTTTGTCGAAGAGTTACCAGGAGCTAATGCACAAGCAAATACTCTGGAAGAGGTAAGAGTAGATTTAGAAGAAGCAATTGAATTAGTTCTTGAGGCAAATCGTCTACTCTCGGAAGAACAACTTCAAGGTCAAGATGTTGTTCGTGAGTCTATTACCCTGTCTGTTGCATGA
- a CDS encoding PIN/TRAM domain-containing protein, translating into MIDAVIIITFILAGAGTGFHGVDLLPVEVLAKINPHGLRWVALGFGAFFGLILGIVAQNAYRRLEAKVRVMPVEALLSRAVGLVVGLLVANLMLAPLFLLPIPDDFSFFKPLTAILVSIMFAYTGMTLSDTHGRALVRLINPNNIESSLLAEGILKPAATKILDTSCVIDGRIETLMNTGFLEGQLLIPQFVIQELQTIADSSNDQKRVRGRRGLDILNNMRNDYGDRVVIHPADYEDISTVDAKLVRLAQEINGTLITNDYNLNKVANLQQVDVLNINDLAQALRPTYLPGDGLNLKVIKDGKEPTQGVGYLDDGTMVVIEDGRRYIGKQLHVIVTSALQTSAGRMIFARPEVTANV; encoded by the coding sequence ATGATTGATGCTGTCATTATTATTACATTCATTCTTGCAGGTGCGGGCACGGGCTTTCATGGCGTGGACTTGCTACCTGTAGAAGTACTAGCAAAAATTAACCCTCACGGGTTGCGCTGGGTAGCCTTAGGTTTTGGCGCATTTTTTGGGTTGATTTTAGGCATAGTAGCGCAAAATGCCTACCGTCGCCTCGAAGCCAAAGTTAGGGTTATGCCAGTTGAGGCTCTACTCAGCCGCGCTGTAGGCCTGGTAGTGGGGTTGCTGGTTGCCAATCTGATGCTAGCGCCATTATTCCTATTACCCATTCCCGATGACTTCTCCTTTTTCAAGCCTCTAACGGCAATCCTGGTGAGTATCATGTTTGCCTATACGGGCATGACGCTTTCAGATACTCACGGACGTGCCCTCGTGCGCTTGATTAACCCCAACAACATTGAAAGTAGCTTGCTAGCTGAGGGTATCCTCAAGCCAGCAGCGACCAAGATTCTCGATACAAGTTGCGTGATTGACGGTCGGATTGAAACCCTAATGAACACGGGCTTCCTGGAAGGACAACTCCTGATCCCGCAGTTTGTGATTCAGGAATTGCAGACGATCGCCGATAGCTCCAACGATCAAAAGCGCGTGCGCGGACGCAGGGGACTGGATATTCTCAATAATATGCGGAACGATTACGGCGATCGCGTGGTCATTCACCCCGCCGACTACGAGGATATCTCCACTGTTGATGCTAAACTCGTGCGACTGGCGCAGGAAATTAACGGCACGCTCATCACTAATGACTACAACCTCAATAAAGTCGCAAACCTCCAGCAGGTCGATGTACTGAACATTAACGATCTGGCTCAGGCATTGCGTCCTACCTATTTACCTGGCGACGGCTTGAACCTCAAAGTAATCAAAGACGGGAAAGAACCAACACAGGGAGTTGGTTATCTCGATGACGGAACTATGGTAGTGATCGAAGATGGACGACGCTACATTGGTAAGCAATTACATGTAATTGTGACGAGCGCCTTGCAAACGTCCGCTGGCCGCATGATTTTTGCCCGACCTGAAGTGACGGCAAACGTTTAG
- a CDS encoding type II toxin-antitoxin system HicA family toxin, with protein MKRLDLIRHLEAHGCEFLREGSKHTIYVNRAKQASSSIPCHREINNMLARKICRDLQVPDISGT; from the coding sequence ATGAAGCGTTTAGACTTAATCCGTCACCTTGAAGCGCATGGATGTGAATTTTTGCGTGAAGGCAGCAAGCATACCATCTACGTCAATCGTGCTAAACAAGCCTCATCTTCTATTCCATGTCATCGTGAAATAAATAATATGCTTGCTCGCAAAATTTGTCGTGACTTACAAGTGCCTGATATATCTGGAACCTAA
- the bchB gene encoding ferredoxin:protochlorophyllide reductase (ATP-dependent) subunit B translates to MKLAYWMYAGPAHIGTLRIASSFKNVHAIMHAPLGDDYFNVMRSMLERERNFTPVTTSVVDRHVLARGSGEKVVDNITRKDSEESPDLIVLTPTCTSSILQEDLHNFVEQAQMNSKGDVMLADVNHYRVNELQAADRTLEQIVKFYIEKARKKGDLPTGKTSKPSVNIIGISTLGFHNHHDCTELKRLMADLGIEINQVIPEGASVHELKNLPQAWFNLVPYRELGLMTANYLQAEFGMPFVDITPMGVVETARCIRKIQEVLNAQGAEVDYEEFINEQTLYVSEAAWFSRSIDCQNLTGKKAVVYGDATHAVAMAKILTREMGIHVVWAGTFCKYDEEWFRQEVSEYCDEVIISDDHGYIGDRIAQVEPAAIFGTQMERHVGKRLNIPCGVISSPVHIQNFTLGFKPFLGYEGTNQICDLVYNSFTLGMEDHLLEIFGGHDTKEVITKGISADSDMNWNKEAKELLNKIPGFVRGKVKRNTEKFARDRNISEITLEVFYAAKESVGA, encoded by the coding sequence ATGAAATTGGCATATTGGATGTACGCTGGCCCCGCGCATATTGGCACGTTGCGCATAGCTAGCTCGTTTAAGAACGTTCACGCCATTATGCATGCGCCTTTAGGCGATGACTATTTCAACGTCATGCGCTCCATGTTGGAAAGAGAGCGCAACTTCACCCCAGTCACGACCAGCGTAGTCGATCGCCACGTACTGGCACGCGGCTCTGGCGAAAAGGTGGTCGATAATATTACGCGCAAAGACAGCGAAGAGTCCCCGGATTTAATCGTACTAACCCCTACCTGCACGTCCAGCATCCTGCAAGAAGACCTGCATAACTTCGTCGAGCAGGCTCAAATGAATTCCAAGGGCGATGTGATGCTGGCGGATGTCAATCACTATCGCGTTAACGAACTGCAAGCTGCCGATCGCACCCTGGAACAAATCGTCAAATTCTACATTGAGAAAGCACGCAAGAAGGGCGATCTGCCTACGGGCAAAACTAGCAAGCCCTCTGTAAATATCATCGGCATTTCCACGCTCGGCTTTCACAACCACCACGACTGCACTGAACTGAAGCGCCTGATGGCGGATCTCGGTATTGAGATCAATCAGGTAATTCCTGAGGGTGCCTCGGTACATGAATTGAAGAATCTCCCACAAGCCTGGTTTAACCTCGTCCCCTACCGCGAGTTAGGATTGATGACAGCTAACTACCTGCAAGCAGAATTTGGGATGCCATTTGTGGATATCACACCTATGGGCGTAGTGGAAACCGCACGTTGCATTCGCAAAATCCAGGAAGTATTGAACGCTCAAGGCGCAGAGGTTGACTACGAAGAGTTCATCAACGAGCAAACTCTCTACGTCTCGGAAGCCGCATGGTTCTCTCGTTCGATTGACTGCCAAAATCTCACGGGTAAAAAAGCCGTAGTCTACGGCGATGCCACCCATGCTGTCGCAATGGCAAAAATTCTCACCCGCGAGATGGGAATTCACGTCGTCTGGGCTGGAACGTTCTGCAAATACGACGAGGAATGGTTCCGCCAGGAAGTAAGCGAATATTGCGATGAAGTAATTATCAGCGACGATCACGGTTATATCGGCGATCGCATTGCTCAAGTCGAACCCGCCGCCATCTTTGGCACTCAGATGGAGCGCCACGTTGGCAAGCGCCTGAATATTCCCTGCGGCGTGATTTCGTCACCCGTCCACATCCAGAACTTTACGCTGGGCTTCAAACCGTTCCTGGGTTATGAAGGCACCAACCAGATCTGCGACCTCGTCTACAACTCCTTTACGCTAGGCATGGAAGATCACCTTTTGGAGATCTTTGGCGGCCACGACACCAAGGAAGTGATTACCAAGGGTATCTCAGCAGACTCTGATATGAACTGGAATAAAGAAGCCAAAGAGCTGCTCAATAAAATCCCCGGATTTGTGCGCGGCAAAGTGAAGCGCAATACAGAGAAATTCGCACGCGATCGCAACATTAGCGAAATCACGTTAGAAGTCTTCTACGCCGCCAAGGAATCTGTTGGTGCATAA
- the larB gene encoding nickel pincer cofactor biosynthesis protein LarB has product MKEELRQLLQTVADGTLSPDAALEQLKYFDFEPVGDIAKIDNHRQLRTGFPEVVFGLGKTPEQIVAIVQAMRSRTPLVMTTRISQPVYEQLKSELPDLNYFPLAQICTLGKAPDIDAEKGAIAIVTAGTADLPVAEEAAVTAELCGYQVQRLWDVGVAGIHRLLTHKQILHAADVLIVVAGMEGALASVVAGLVDCPVIAVPTSVGYGASFNGIAPLLTMLNSCATGIGVVNIDNGFGAAMLACQILRVARRR; this is encoded by the coding sequence ATGAAAGAAGAATTGAGACAACTTTTGCAGACTGTAGCTGACGGTACCCTCAGCCCAGATGCGGCACTAGAGCAACTCAAATATTTCGATTTTGAACCAGTTGGCGACATTGCCAAAATCGACAATCACCGCCAACTGCGCACTGGATTCCCAGAGGTCGTGTTTGGCTTGGGTAAAACCCCGGAGCAAATTGTGGCGATCGTGCAGGCGATGCGATCGCGCACTCCTCTCGTCATGACAACTCGCATCTCCCAGCCTGTATACGAACAACTAAAGTCCGAACTACCCGATTTAAATTACTTTCCCCTGGCGCAGATCTGCACGCTAGGCAAAGCCCCAGACATTGATGCCGAGAAGGGAGCGATCGCGATCGTGACAGCGGGTACAGCCGATCTTCCAGTGGCCGAGGAAGCAGCGGTTACCGCCGAACTGTGCGGCTATCAAGTGCAGCGTCTCTGGGATGTCGGTGTGGCTGGCATTCATCGTCTTTTAACACACAAACAAATATTGCACGCCGCCGATGTCCTGATTGTCGTAGCGGGAATGGAAGGCGCTTTGGCGAGCGTCGTAGCAGGTTTGGTGGATTGTCCCGTAATTGCCGTACCGACCAGCGTGGGTTATGGTGCCAGTTTTAACGGTATTGCACCTTTACTTACCATGCTCAATTCCTGCGCCACAGGCATTGGGGTCGTTAATATTGATAATGGCTTTGGTGCGGCAATGCTTGCCTGTCAAATCCTCAGAGTTGCCCGTCGGCGATAA
- a CDS encoding chemotaxis protein CheW, with product MLKTKTKEATQKMLVFALKHLNVAIKLDDVIKVIPTPEIFRSGDKTLGLANFEDKELLIVDLSHEIFGSSSTNPGRYLVVMQGDRQEFFGVPVPGLPKMSDVAASAVRPIPSDYRDRDALGIASHMVQVPSGEATQTAFLLSTDKLIEIVRRQSQS from the coding sequence ATGCTAAAAACAAAGACTAAAGAAGCTACGCAGAAGATGCTAGTTTTTGCCCTAAAGCATCTTAATGTTGCCATCAAACTAGACGACGTAATTAAAGTTATTCCCACTCCCGAAATCTTTAGAAGCGGTGACAAAACCCTAGGGCTTGCCAACTTTGAGGACAAGGAGTTACTAATCGTCGATCTTTCCCATGAAATCTTTGGCAGCTCTAGTACCAACCCAGGGCGCTATTTAGTCGTCATGCAAGGAGACAGGCAAGAGTTTTTTGGCGTGCCTGTGCCCGGTTTACCAAAGATGAGCGATGTGGCTGCGTCGGCGGTGCGTCCGATTCCTAGCGACTACCGCGATCGCGATGCCCTCGGCATTGCCAGCCACATGGTACAGGTACCGAGCGGCGAAGCAACCCAAACCGCATTCCTCCTCTCAACAGATAAGCTAATCGAGATCGTGCGCCGCCAGAGCCAAAGTTAA
- a CDS encoding uracil-DNA glycosylase gives MNQSDREQMSLFDLEPVPPKSEAKPTVPVAVPPASNAIYANLDALRAEAMACQKCPLAATRINVVVERGNRNAKIMIIGEAPGQNEDEQGLPFVGKAGQLLDKILASVGLDESNVYICNINKCRPPGNRVPTDEEVAACKPYLLEQIRLVDPKIILLTGATAVKAITGDKRGITRIRGEWMEWQGRLAMPIFHPAYLLRNASREEGSPKWLMWQDIQRVKARYLELMAEEEF, from the coding sequence ATGAACCAAAGCGATCGCGAACAAATGAGCCTGTTCGATCTAGAGCCAGTTCCACCAAAATCGGAGGCTAAGCCCACCGTGCCAGTGGCAGTACCACCTGCAAGTAACGCTATCTATGCCAACCTTGACGCTCTAAGGGCGGAGGCTATGGCTTGCCAGAAGTGCCCTCTAGCAGCAACGCGGATTAACGTTGTGGTAGAGCGCGGTAATCGCAATGCCAAGATTATGATTATTGGCGAGGCTCCCGGTCAGAACGAGGACGAACAGGGGCTACCTTTTGTGGGTAAGGCCGGGCAGTTGCTGGATAAGATTCTGGCATCAGTGGGACTAGACGAGTCGAATGTCTATATTTGCAACATTAATAAATGCAGGCCGCCTGGCAATCGCGTGCCCACCGATGAAGAAGTTGCCGCTTGCAAGCCATACCTATTAGAGCAAATCCGTCTCGTCGATCCCAAAATTATCCTTCTCACAGGAGCGACTGCCGTAAAGGCAATTACGGGTGATAAGCGCGGCATTACCAGGATTAGAGGCGAATGGATGGAGTGGCAAGGAAGATTGGCAATGCCGATTTTCCACCCTGCTTATTTATTGCGGAATGCTAGTCGAGAAGAAGGCAGCCCCAAGTGGCTGATGTGGCAAGATATTCAACGGGTAAAGGCTAGGTATTTGGAACTGATGGCAGAGGAGGAATTTTAA